The Carassius auratus strain Wakin chromosome 11, ASM336829v1, whole genome shotgun sequence DNA window tctttgtaacgctaaaaaaaactttttgtatgtgtatattttcGACAAGGTTAGCCAAGGCGTCAGTCTCATGAAGTGAGTTGCAAGGTGCAAGATAATAGCGCCCTCTGTGGTTTACAGAGAACTATTGCTGATGTGACATGAGGACAGACTTCCCAGATTTCCTCGTTCTGTGAACACACAGTTACTGACCTAAAATAAGGGCAGtcgttttaaatgattttttggtATAATTCTGCCTGAGTAATTCTTGCAATGGATATGCAATATCCATTGAATTATAGTTAAAAAACAAAGGGGTATGTTTGAAACCTCTAGTGaaaatgcatctaaaaaaaagacatttaattataaattaccaGCACAATTATTTAAATGAGGTTGTTGAGTTTAAAATGTAGGCCTACTTAAATTTTTTTGAGTGATTTGGTGGAAACAAGAACATCTgacggtttttatttttattttttttcaaccgAGGAGTTCACAAATTTGCTTATTTGAATAGTGGCCTAGATATGGTAGAGAATCTTACACATTACTTATtcattttatgtattaactttaatatacttaaaaaaagttttggaaattgggtcaggattttttatttttattttattttactgagaCTAATGGCCTGATTTAGCCGAATTCAACCTTGTGTTTAATAAAACCAATACATTTTGCAACACTCAGTTTTGAGACGTGCAGCCCTTGAGCAGACCAAGCATTTTCTGAAGAAGCATTTAcacataatcataaaatataacCCAAAATTCACCAATCTATTAACATAAACATTTAAGTCAGGAACTacttactgtacatttaattatataaatatatttatatgtttcaaaaatttacatttttggtaagGTTTTTCATTGGTTTTGAAATGTCCTGTGCTTTCCAATCCTACATTTATCTAGTAACATAAACATTTAAGTCAGGAACTACTTACTGtacttttaattatataaatatatttatatgtttcaaaaaattacatttttggtaaGGTTTTTCATTGGTTTTGAAATGTCCTGTGCTTTCCAatcctacatttatttgatcaaaatacagtaaaattgtaatattgtgaaatatacaaATTTTAAGGTTTCtaatgcaatatattaaaatagaaacgtatttaaaatagatatcttatgttacattataaatgtcttttaactgtcactgatgcatttttaataaagtaattattaaCCCCAAACATTCAAATGCTgatatatattagaatatttatttatttattatatacattacatTCCTGTATTTAAGCTAAATTAATACTAAGTGGGCCTTTATAAACGAGTGTTACATTCCACATTCCCACAAAGATCTCCAACAAAGTGTTCATCAAATGaagagttttattaaaatgagGCAATCATAAAACAATGAACTGTTTTTCCCCCTActatttttggttaaataaatattcaaatgccTCAGGCATTGTCCAAACGTTTCCAATTTAGTACAACCGTTTTGATTAATTCCTTTCACTAACATCATCCAAGGCACATCAAACACATAATCATGagtgactattgtttttttttagtttttttcaatatatgaatataaaagtaATAGTGTTACAAAGGAGGTCATTTTCATAACTCCACAACTTTAAACAACACAGAAAGAAACAGACAACCAAATACAGACAAAGTGGATTTCAAAATatcactggaaaaaaaatatagattttagttTATCTAACAGCAGAATATAATTCCCCCATCAACTACAATAAGTACAATTCAAGTTCAGAACAAAATCAGTATCTTTGCACATTTGTCTTTTTAATATTGCATACAAATCATTCAAACTATGTTTCTGGTTAATTCTGATTCGTAAAAAAACATTGCAGACCACCACCAGCGCTGTTCTCCAGTGTTCATGTTACTGCAGACATCTCGACTTGGGCCAAGTCCCCATTATCACATTGTCAAGTGTACTATGAAGCTGCCTGCCCTCCTGCTGACCCTTGCATCCTCTGTGCAGGCCGGGCCTCAGCGTCAGGTTAGTGAGGTCCACTAGTTCCCTCTTGTGAGAAAGCAGTGTCACCACGTGGTCGAGCTTGGTGCGAATGGAGCTGTAGTGGTGCTGTCGCTCTTTGGTGATCTTTAGGAAGCATTCCCTCAGGTTGACTTCTTGAGGGGCGAGACAGACAGGTGGGTGACAGTCCACCTCTTGTAGGTTGCAAGCAGATGAAGTATCAGGGTTGATCTGGTTGCTGCTGGACGAGGTTTTCGATTTAAGCTGGCTGTTGTCAGCACATGTTTGCACGCTCACCTCTGCTGTTTGGCAGGTGGTTTGTGTTGAAATGTCGCTGGAAGGTAAAGGGGGAGAGATCCTCACATCAACTGTCTGAGTCTGAATATTAACATTCGTTGCCGGTAAACGAGGAGGGGCATCCGAGGTGAGAGCTTCCTTTCTGAGTTCTTGCTCGATCCAGTCCTCACCTAGAGTGGAAGTATCAGAAACTGGGTTACTCTTTCTGTCTCGATCTTCAGTGTCTTCATTCATCTGTTGGATCTTTGGGGTATGAAGTCTGGCTGGAGTGCTCGTCAGACATTCTGGCTGACGCTTTGTTGTTCGTGCCAAGTAGGAAGGAGGCGTTCCAGGTGCTTTGAGGACAAGATGGTCATATAAAGCGCTGCTCCTGGCACTAGAGGGAGCTCTTGTATTCGCTGGCAGTGGCAGGGACTGGGCATAGAGGATGCGGAACTCTTCATCGAATTTCTCAGTTATCTGGCCAGATAACTCGATAAGGTTGCTGCTGTTTAGTTTGCCATCCGTCCAGTTAAACCTGTAGATAAAAAAGTGCCAAAATAAAAAGGACACGTATAAGCAGAACTCAAGTCGTAACTATTTTGCACCGATTGTAGGACATTTGCAAAGTTCTAATCGATTCATTTaatatgtcaaaataaataatttctatataATTATTCTGCTTTGTCTGAAAGGTTACACCCAtgcaaaatagaaaacaaaaacatattttgaaaaaatgttttgtccaTACTTTGAAAATCATAACAATGTTGGACCCCATTGACATTCATTGTATTGACAAAAAAGGCatgtgttgcacagaagaaagaaagtcatacagttatCACTTTCAAGATGTTGTGGAAAAGGGGTCTTTATTACCTATATGAACCTGTGGCCACTCTGTTTCCATCAATCAGCATGAAACGCTCATGAACCTTTCCAGTGATCCGAGCACCTGATCTCATGTAGTATGTAGAACCGGTTATGCTTCGTACTTTCATTTGcttcataaataaaacaaaacacattaaaaaaaatgcaattaaaaattgctaaatatataaaaaaaacaataatattagcATGTAAAAACTGACTGTGAATTtaacggtaaaatactgtaaaaatgctacagcaaaaacctgttaaatggttaacggtaaATTCCCCTACTATATACGGTGAATAACCGTAAATTGACATTCACAGAATTCTctgcattacatttcaaatttgatgtttgtttgttgaaataactatgtttcttcttggTTTTTTCCTAACAGTTTTGTATATTAGGGTTGTTAcacctaatgttgttaaatgaatgtttattgcattatttcagtttcatgtgtgttaccatgatggtgtttagtgtttgtgtgaaggaCAAGGTGCACcctctatatattttattatttaaaaactgcttgtgatgggcttaaTTGGTT harbors:
- the fam83d gene encoding protein FAM83D, coding for MALSQCLEDSPGWRTPRTGQDLNSKELYNERHRLALEELVAGGVEAFTGFLQRERIPNFLSDDEIRRISRTAVVPKSLSLNGDDSHLDQSATLDCSSVTYFPEVSDIEPPVLEMGWPAFTAGSFRGVTRAVAYFQPSYGECIYSCKEAARKMIKNAKEVIAIVTDSLTDLDIFQDLQEACTRRRVPVYILLDQSSVPSFIQMCKNLHVQLDELLQMKVRSITGSTYYMRSGARITGKVHERFMLIDGNRVATGSYRFNWTDGKLNSSNLIELSGQITEKFDEEFRILYAQSLPLPANTRAPSSARSSALYDHLVLKAPGTPPSYLARTTKRQPECLTSTPARLHTPKIQQMNEDTEDRDRKSNPVSDTSTLGEDWIEQELRKEALTSDAPPRLPATNVNIQTQTVDVRISPPLPSSDISTQTTCQTAEVSVQTCADNSQLKSKTSSSSNQINPDTSSACNLQEVDCHPPVCLAPQEVNLRECFLKITKERQHHYSSIRTKLDHVVTLLSHKRELVDLTNLTLRPGLHRGCKGQQEGRQLHSTLDNVIMGTWPKSRCLQ